The following are encoded together in the Oncorhynchus nerka isolate Pitt River linkage group LG23, Oner_Uvic_2.0, whole genome shotgun sequence genome:
- the LOC115106622 gene encoding 7-methylguanosine phosphate-specific 5'-nucleotidase-like isoform X1, whose amino-acid sequence MIYHIPWIYLPVRTVLAIWHQLTKSEIPELAKASVLMRDRSRVEETIQAMQRAGPDALQVISDFDMTLSRFAHNGKRCPTTHNILDNDLLINDTCKKMIRELLNTYYPIEIDATRTVEEKLPHMVEWWTSVHELLIQQKIRRDLLAQAVKQSSAMLREGYKVFFDRLQEQQVPLLIFSAGLGDILEEVIRQNHVFHPNVHVISNYMDFDQSGVLRAFKGQLIHTFNKREGALLHAAHFRELKERPNVLLLGDSLGDLTMADGVAHTQHALTIGFLNDQVEERKESYVNSYDIVLVKDETMDVPNAILNYITTAPAK is encoded by the exons ATATACCACATCCCCTGGATATATTTGCCAGTAAGGACTGTCCTAGCAATCTGGCACCAGCTGACAAAGTCTGAG ATCCCAGAGCTGGCCAAGGCCTCTGTGCTAATGAGGGACCGCAGCAGAGTGGAGGAGACCATACAGGCCATGCAACGAGCCGGGCCAGATGCCCTCCAG GTGATCTCGGACTTTGACATGACCCTCAGCAGATTTGCCCACAACGGGAAGAGGTGCCCCACCACTCACA ATATACTGGATAACGACTTGCTCATCAATGACACCTGTAAGAAAATG ATTAGGGAGTTGTTGAATACCTACTACCCTATTGAGATCGACGCAACTCGCACCGTTGAGGAGAAGCTTCCTCACATGGTGGAGTG GTGGACCAGTGTCCATGAGCTGCTGATCCAACAGAAGATCAGGAGGGACCTGCTGGCTCAGGCAGTGAAGCAGTCCAGTGCCATGCTCAG GGAGGGCTACAAGGTGTTCTTCGACCGGCTGCAGGAGCAGCAGGTTCCTCTGTTGATCTTCTCGGCTGGCTTGGGGGACATCCTGGAGGAAGTGATCAGGCAGAACCACGTCTTCCACCCCAACGTCCACGTCATCTCCAACTACATGGACTTTGACCAGAGC GGTGTACTGCGGGCGTTCAAAGGTCAGTTGATCCACACGTTCAACAAGAGAGAGGGCGCTCTGCTCCACGCGGCCCACTTCAGGGAGCTCAAAGAGCGGCCCAACGTGCTACTGCTAGGGGACTCTCTGGGAGACCTCACCATGGCCGATGGGGTGGCCCACACTCAGCACGCCCTCACCATAGGCTTCCTCAATGACCAG gtggaggagaggaaagagtcaTACGTCAACTCATACGACATCGTCCTGGTCAAGGATGAAACCATGGACGTCCCCAACGCCATCCTCAACTACATCACCACTGCGCCGGCCAAGTGA
- the LOC115106622 gene encoding 7-methylguanosine phosphate-specific 5'-nucleotidase-like isoform X2: MIPELAKASVLMRDRSRVEETIQAMQRAGPDALQVISDFDMTLSRFAHNGKRCPTTHNILDNDLLINDTCKKMIRELLNTYYPIEIDATRTVEEKLPHMVEWWTSVHELLIQQKIRRDLLAQAVKQSSAMLREGYKVFFDRLQEQQVPLLIFSAGLGDILEEVIRQNHVFHPNVHVISNYMDFDQSGVLRAFKGQLIHTFNKREGALLHAAHFRELKERPNVLLLGDSLGDLTMADGVAHTQHALTIGFLNDQVEERKESYVNSYDIVLVKDETMDVPNAILNYITTAPAK; the protein is encoded by the exons ATCCCAGAGCTGGCCAAGGCCTCTGTGCTAATGAGGGACCGCAGCAGAGTGGAGGAGACCATACAGGCCATGCAACGAGCCGGGCCAGATGCCCTCCAG GTGATCTCGGACTTTGACATGACCCTCAGCAGATTTGCCCACAACGGGAAGAGGTGCCCCACCACTCACA ATATACTGGATAACGACTTGCTCATCAATGACACCTGTAAGAAAATG ATTAGGGAGTTGTTGAATACCTACTACCCTATTGAGATCGACGCAACTCGCACCGTTGAGGAGAAGCTTCCTCACATGGTGGAGTG GTGGACCAGTGTCCATGAGCTGCTGATCCAACAGAAGATCAGGAGGGACCTGCTGGCTCAGGCAGTGAAGCAGTCCAGTGCCATGCTCAG GGAGGGCTACAAGGTGTTCTTCGACCGGCTGCAGGAGCAGCAGGTTCCTCTGTTGATCTTCTCGGCTGGCTTGGGGGACATCCTGGAGGAAGTGATCAGGCAGAACCACGTCTTCCACCCCAACGTCCACGTCATCTCCAACTACATGGACTTTGACCAGAGC GGTGTACTGCGGGCGTTCAAAGGTCAGTTGATCCACACGTTCAACAAGAGAGAGGGCGCTCTGCTCCACGCGGCCCACTTCAGGGAGCTCAAAGAGCGGCCCAACGTGCTACTGCTAGGGGACTCTCTGGGAGACCTCACCATGGCCGATGGGGTGGCCCACACTCAGCACGCCCTCACCATAGGCTTCCTCAATGACCAG gtggaggagaggaaagagtcaTACGTCAACTCATACGACATCGTCCTGGTCAAGGATGAAACCATGGACGTCCCCAACGCCATCCTCAACTACATCACCACTGCGCCGGCCAAGTGA